The sequence CTGACAGCGTGGTCGTGTTCAGGTACGTTCGGTGGGCGCCCAATTCGTTGTCAAAGCAGAAGCCGTCTCCCTGATAACCAACGGTATACACCCCTTCGGCCACCGTAACGGGTGTTGCCGCAGACTGAGGCGTATGCTCTTCGACGGGTATCTCGAGCGGCGGGAAAAGCGGGTTGTGCCCCAGCGTGTATTTGATGTCGGTAACAAGCAGTTCCTGATGTTGCCGTTCGTGTTCGATGCCGAGCGTTATCAGGTTGGTCAGCGTATCGTCGGGCGAAAAGTCGGTCAGGAAACGGTCCATCTGCTCGTCCACGTAGGTCCGGTACCGAAACACCTCGGCCACGGTGGGGCGGCTGAGGTTCCCCCGTTGGGTACGTAACGACCGCCGACCAACCGTCTCGTAATAGCTGTTGAACACGAAGCTGAATTCGTCGTGAAAAACGCGATACCCCGGCAGGTTAGGCTGGAGCACAAACGTTTCCCAGAACCAGGTGGTGTGGCCCAGGTGCCATTTGGCCGGCGAGGCGTCGGGCATCGGCTGGACCACGTAGTCTTCGGTTTCGAGCCCGGCGCAAAGCTGTATTGTCTGGGTGCGAACCTGCTGGAACGAGGCCGCCAGCGTATCGGAAGGAGCAAGGATCATAAACGGAAAAGGTGGGCGATTCGGTCTGTCCCTAGTAAACCCGTTAGCTAGCCGAAGTGTTACCGGTGGCTATTGTGTTAGCAACCTGCCAACCAGCC comes from Fibrella aestuarina BUZ 2 and encodes:
- the egtB gene encoding ergothioneine biosynthesis protein EgtB, whose translation is MILAPSDTLAASFQQVRTQTIQLCAGLETEDYVVQPMPDASPAKWHLGHTTWFWETFVLQPNLPGYRVFHDEFSFVFNSYYETVGRRSLRTQRGNLSRPTVAEVFRYRTYVDEQMDRFLTDFSPDDTLTNLITLGIEHERQHQELLVTDIKYTLGHNPLFPPLEIPVEEHTPQSAATPVTVAEGVYTVGYQGDGFCFDNELGAHRTYLNTTTLSGTLVTNAEYLAFLEAGGYEQFQHWLSDGWAWVNANRVRSPLYWHPVDGQWQHYTFAGLQPIDPEAPVCHVSFYEADAYARWRGMRLPSEFEWETARLQGLPNTGQRWEWTGSAYLPYPGFATAPGAVGEYNGKFMSSQMVLRGASVATPPESIRPTYRNFFQPDKQWQYTGIRLAY